AACCACCCCCCGTACCGCAACGCAAGCGGCGCCCGTTCCGGTTCTTGTTCAAACTCATCATCGTTCTGCTCGTCGTCACCCTGGGCGCTCTTTACTGGGGATTGGCCCAGATCCCCCATGTCGAGCCCGAACCAGACCTGGCCTCCGGCTTTGTCACCCAGACGTTCCTCCTCATTGGCAGCGACAGCCGTGCCGACCTGCCCGACGGACTCGCCGGCAGCTTTGGCGACTTCGGCGGTGAACGGGCTGATGTCATCATCCTGGCCCGTCCGAGCGGCGGAGCTCTCCAACTGCTGAGCTTGCCGCGCGACCTGAAGGTCACGGTCGAAGGGCATGGGACCAACAAGATCAACGCCGCGTACGCATTCGGCGGGGCAGCCTTGTTGGCAGATACCGCTTCGGCTGCCACCGGCATCCCAATCCACCATGTCGTCGAGATCGACTTTGCCGGGTTTGCCGCACTCGTCGACGCCCTGGGCGGGATCGATATCGCTTTCCCAAATGCAGCACGAGACACTAAGTCGGGACTTGAGGTCGCCGCCGGAACCACCCACATCGATGGAGCCACCGCGCTGGCCTTCTCCCGGTCGCGTTCGTACCAGGAGAACATCAATG
This portion of the Acidimicrobiia bacterium genome encodes:
- a CDS encoding LCP family protein, which gives rise to MDETTVIDITEPPPVPQRKRRPFRFLFKLIIVLLVVTLGALYWGLAQIPHVEPEPDLASGFVTQTFLLIGSDSRADLPDGLAGSFGDFGGERADVIILARPSGGALQLLSLPRDLKVTVEGHGTNKINAAYAFGGAALLADTASAATGIPIHHVVEIDFAGFAALVDALGGIDIAFPNAARDTKSGLEVAAGTTHIDGATALAFSRSRSYQENINGKWVSVDADDIGRTGRQQQTLEAMLHRAASVQGVARMPLFLSKLGVSTRIDKGLGPIGVLTAAFGMWKADVDATTVPVRFSNEGGVSYVVFDGDKADDVIARFLTGEPLTAVD